A DNA window from Microcystis aeruginosa NIES-843 contains the following coding sequences:
- a CDS encoding Fur family transcriptional regulator: protein MDNLEVKQKPIRCLEDAIERCQTLGMRVSRQRRYILELLWQAQEHLSAREIYDRLNLQGKNIGHTSVYQNLEALSGQGIIESVERWDGRLYGNISDSHSHVNCLDSQQIIDVHIELPPELIKQVEASTGVKITDYRIDFYGYKQNK, encoded by the coding sequence ATGGACAATTTGGAGGTAAAACAAAAACCGATCCGGTGTTTAGAAGATGCGATCGAAAGGTGTCAAACTTTAGGAATGCGGGTTAGTCGTCAGCGTCGCTATATTTTAGAATTGCTGTGGCAAGCGCAGGAACACCTATCAGCGAGAGAAATTTATGATCGTCTCAATCTGCAAGGAAAGAACATCGGTCATACCTCAGTGTACCAAAACCTAGAGGCCCTATCGGGTCAAGGCATTATCGAATCTGTGGAACGCTGGGACGGCAGACTCTACGGTAACATCAGCGATTCCCACAGTCACGTCAATTGTCTGGACAGCCAACAAATCATCGATGTGCATATCGAACTTCCCCCAGAATTAATTAAACAGGTCGAGGCATCAACGGGGGTAAAAATTACCGATTATCGCATCGATTTCTATGGCTATAAACAAAACAAATGA